From a single Cydia amplana chromosome 10, ilCydAmpl1.1, whole genome shotgun sequence genomic region:
- the LOC134651389 gene encoding uncharacterized protein LOC134651389: MGKRKRKDKNRHLKEKIRRLEDRLNRHSSSDSATDEEYNDYDRYYPESYDYPHNPGSEDEVPLIPWSDSEHSIPDTTPKSVVMQPAPIAGPALNSDAPSNVNEPVSADPDISNKTDTSPTLPPDILEALGDPKGKEEIYGPKIPDEISKRWGRVLVDGLEKDVKHKLPEKHLIPDNFRLAKAPILNPEIISVLNESVRYRDKLLEKEQNQLGLGISELTNLASAVIKENLDKIEILKKLSEASQIFLDLHHDQTTRRRKLITTTLDKKFVNIISDVKRDTYLFGENLGEKIKATKTAETSGLQVKRKDVNAVASTSRKYPNQGNWRGPPRTYYQYHHLQRTPRQGGPRPRYPNQQYRYRPPVPDRQAQSTRKPPNKTPKV, encoded by the exons ATGGGAAAGCGTAAACGTAAGGATAAAAATcgacatttaaaagaaaagatTAGGCGGTTAGAAGATCGACTCAACCGTCATTCATCATCAGATTCGGCAACAGATGAAG AATACAATGATTATGATCGGTACTATCCTGAATCGTACGATTACCCTCACAATCCAGGGAGTGAAGACGAAGTGCCCCTAATACCGTGGTCTGATTCGGAACACTCAATTCCCGATACAACGCCCAAATCGGTAGTCATGCAACCGGCACCGATAGCGGGCCCAGCTCTTAATTCTGACGCACCCAGTAACGTCAACGAACCGGTATCAGCTGATCCGGACATCAGCAATAAGACTGATACATCACCAACGTTGCCGCCCGATATATTAGAGGCCCTCGGAGATCCGAAGGGAAAAGAGGAAATATATGGGCCAAAAATACCTGATGAGATCTCTAAACGTTGGGGCCGGGTACTCGTTGATGGCCTAGAGAAAGATGTAAAGCATAAACTGCCTGAAAAGCACCTGATACCAGATAACTTTCGTTTGGCTAAAGCCCCTATTTTAAATCCTGAGATTATATCGGTGCTTAACGAATCAGTCAGATACCGTgacaaattattagaaaaagagCAAAACCAACTGGGCCTAGGCATTTCTGAGCTCACAAATCTAGCTTCAGCGGTAATCAAAGAAAACTTAGATAAAATCGAAATACTAAAGAAACTTTCTGAAGCTAGCCAGATTTTCCTAGACCTTCATCACGATCAGACCACTAGGAGAAGAAAACTCATAACCACAACTCTTGACAAAAAGTTTGTCAACATAATATCGGACGTAAAAAGGGATACCTACCTGTTTGGCGAAAACCTAGGGGAAAAAATAAAAGCCACAAAAACAGCGGAAACATCAGGGCTGCAAGTGAAGCGTAAGGATGTCAACGCTGTCGCATCTACGTCTAGGAAATATCCCAATCAGGGAAACTGGAGGGGCCCACCCCGAACATACTACCAATATCATCATCTTCAACGAACACCGAGACAGGGTGGGCCGAGACCGCGCTACCCCAACCAGCAATACCGGTACCGTCCGCCAGTTCCCGATCGTCAAGCCCAATCGACGCGCAAGCCGCCCAACAAGACCCCAAAAGTCTAA